Proteins co-encoded in one Spirosoma endbachense genomic window:
- a CDS encoding phosphotransferase family protein, giving the protein MITPDSPRSVRSGEELDLPVLNAYLREYAPAMGEVVEVRQFPGGFSNLTYSLQTATGEYVLRRPPFGANIKGGHDMGREFRVLSLLTGQYDRIPNPVVYCETDDVLGAPFYIMERVQGIILRASMAPTLNLAPERMRQLSESLVDNLADIHALDINRTGLIQLGKPEGYVQRQVEGWLKRYHNAQTDTIPAMDTVGEWLPRNYPIEQFPAFLHNDYKYDNVLLAPDDVTGEPTAHIRGVLDWEMATVGDPLMDLGATLAYWSEVTDSPAYKNFNLTWLPGNLTRQEVAERYARRSGRDLSHILFYYMFGLYKNAVIAQQIYARWKQGYSKDERFGKILPMIVELANKAVSAIDSGTI; this is encoded by the coding sequence ATGATTACTCCCGATTCTCCGCGCTCTGTTCGTTCAGGCGAAGAACTTGATCTACCCGTTCTTAATGCTTACCTCCGCGAATACGCACCGGCTATGGGCGAGGTGGTGGAGGTTCGGCAATTTCCCGGCGGTTTTTCCAATCTGACCTATTCGCTTCAAACGGCCACTGGTGAGTATGTGCTTCGTCGGCCACCGTTTGGCGCCAACATTAAAGGTGGTCATGATATGGGTCGAGAATTCCGCGTGTTGTCCTTATTGACAGGGCAATACGACCGAATTCCCAATCCGGTCGTTTATTGTGAAACCGACGATGTATTGGGCGCTCCATTCTACATCATGGAGCGCGTGCAGGGAATCATTCTTCGGGCGTCGATGGCTCCAACGCTGAATCTTGCTCCCGAACGTATGCGCCAGTTATCGGAATCATTAGTGGATAATCTGGCTGACATTCATGCGCTGGACATCAACCGAACCGGCCTGATTCAGTTAGGCAAACCCGAAGGATACGTACAGCGGCAGGTTGAGGGCTGGCTCAAACGGTATCATAATGCCCAGACCGACACGATCCCGGCAATGGATACGGTAGGGGAGTGGTTACCCAGAAATTACCCTATTGAGCAATTCCCGGCATTTTTGCACAATGATTATAAGTATGATAACGTCCTGCTGGCTCCAGATGACGTTACGGGTGAACCAACAGCTCATATTCGGGGCGTATTAGACTGGGAAATGGCTACCGTCGGTGATCCACTCATGGACTTAGGAGCAACATTGGCCTACTGGTCGGAAGTAACAGATAGCCCGGCTTATAAAAATTTCAACCTGACCTGGCTGCCCGGTAATCTGACACGGCAGGAAGTCGCAGAACGGTATGCCCGGCGCAGTGGGCGTGACCTGTCGCATATTCTGTTCTATTACATGTTTGGTCTGTATAAAAATGCCGTGATTGCCCAGCAGATCTATGCCCGCTGGAAACAGGGTTACAGCAAAGACGAGCGCTTTGGCAAAATCTTGCCGATGATTGTTGAACTGGCCAACAAAGCAGTCAGCGCCATTGACAGCGGTACAATTTGA
- a CDS encoding DUF4249 domain-containing protein — MRFPHILFYIGLLVVGLLAACVDPADIIINASVNVLVVDGTITNLPEPQIIRLNRSKADPVTGRFGTTPVTKATVEVVVDSVQVIACHETVDGSYQLPSDFRGQVNHSYQLRFMLSDGTRYVSTQQTMQAVPPINSVSAQFSLTSLPVELQLAGQFRAGHDLFIGLNDPANQHNYYRWEWVLWEKQSWCRSCQQGVYAVNNILPHTYKDRLFYVSGNDTYEDCFVPINYNEAAQPPFPSGLYVYDYPCRTQCWEILYSSSINVFDDQFSNGGQIRGRKVAQIPYYDSTACLVEIRQLALTPKAYSYFKLFQDQTQSTGGLADTPPSAPVGNILNTGDPGEHVVGYFTASGVSTVRYWLDRKDAKGLPFGETDPAGPSKQKDAELFYALKLRQPIPEPIYPYPNIRVLGGPQRPPTALCVPSDSRTPYKPEGWRE; from the coding sequence ATGCGTTTTCCGCATATTCTTTTTTACATTGGCTTGTTGGTTGTTGGCTTGCTGGCTGCCTGCGTAGACCCGGCAGACATTATCATCAATGCATCAGTCAATGTACTGGTCGTCGATGGTACAATCACGAACTTACCAGAACCTCAGATCATTCGGCTCAATCGATCGAAAGCCGACCCTGTTACCGGGCGCTTTGGTACGACTCCCGTCACCAAAGCGACAGTTGAAGTTGTTGTTGATTCGGTACAGGTAATTGCTTGCCACGAAACCGTGGATGGCAGCTACCAGTTACCAAGCGACTTTCGGGGACAGGTCAATCATAGTTACCAGCTTCGTTTTATGCTCAGTGACGGCACTCGCTATGTGTCTACCCAGCAAACTATGCAGGCCGTTCCGCCAATCAACAGTGTCTCGGCGCAATTCAGTCTGACAAGTTTACCTGTTGAGTTACAGCTGGCAGGCCAATTCCGGGCGGGGCACGATCTTTTTATCGGCCTTAATGACCCGGCGAACCAGCATAACTACTACCGCTGGGAATGGGTTTTGTGGGAAAAGCAAAGCTGGTGCCGGAGCTGTCAACAGGGGGTTTATGCGGTTAATAACATCCTGCCCCATACCTACAAAGACCGCCTGTTTTATGTTTCAGGGAATGATACGTACGAAGATTGTTTCGTGCCGATCAATTACAACGAAGCAGCCCAGCCCCCCTTTCCGAGTGGCCTCTATGTCTATGATTATCCCTGTCGGACCCAGTGTTGGGAAATTCTCTATAGTAGCTCCATCAATGTGTTCGATGATCAGTTTAGCAATGGAGGTCAGATTCGGGGGCGAAAAGTGGCTCAGATCCCTTACTATGATAGCACCGCATGTCTGGTCGAAATTCGCCAGTTAGCCCTGACACCGAAAGCATATTCTTACTTTAAACTTTTTCAGGATCAAACTCAATCAACGGGCGGTCTAGCCGACACACCGCCTTCTGCGCCGGTCGGAAATATCCTCAATACAGGCGATCCGGGCGAACACGTTGTGGGTTATTTTACCGCTTCAGGTGTCTCGACCGTTCGCTATTGGCTGGATCGTAAAGACGCGAAAGGATTGCCATTTGGAGAAACCGATCCGGCGGGGCCATCAAAACAGAAAGATGCTGAACTGTTTTACGCACTTAAGTTGCGGCAGCCGATTCCAGAACCCATTTATCCTTACCCCAATATTCGGGTCTTAGGTGGCCCCCAGCGGCCGCCAACTGCCCTTTGCGTGCCCAGCGATAGCCGAACACCTTATAAACCTGAGGGCTGGCGGGAATAA
- a CDS encoding DPP IV N-terminal domain-containing protein → MKTCFEFAKLLLLFVLILSGATSALAQSDSLRITVTEGTNMSAALSPNGLSIVVDLQGTIWLLPAKGGTARALTDFRDDARQPAWSPDSKRIVYSSFRDGTFHIYSVKPDGSDLQKHTKGEFDNREPSYSPDGSKLIFSSDRGGNYNVFELTLKTGELKQLTDNAGNEYAPSYSSDGKRIAYVATRPDASGLYVWEGGKETLAWKTAATLGPPAWSLNGQSLIVQTAEIGKTALIVKDLKPDSEPKVISATGEDVFPFRPSVATDGSIWYTADGGIKHKTADFARTDKVTWQATLALQRKPYTRKTYLLDNAKPRPVKGIRAPVVSPDGKAIAFSALGDLYWLDIGNPTPKKLTDDAFIEADPTFSPDGRFLVFVSDRSGSINLWARDLKTGQDRQLTNGTEEISTPVFSPDSKHIAFFMLDRAAFGRSVLHTLDVPPSEDQPTPVPKKIHDQLFGPGVPSWSPDGKQIAVSALDVYSSRFREGLNQFLVIPSGGSGSALELKPDSSGQTISFRGRSGPAWSPDGHWMAYVLDGVLWTLPVTADGKQTGSPVQRTKTLADNMSWTADSKTLVYLAVDTLKQLDITTNRVSIIPLNFTYQAKLPTDQTIIHAGKLFDGKTNAYRENVDIILKGSRIQAIEPHKAGRTGKLIDASKLTVMPGLWEMHTHQSILAGEKQGRIWLSHGITSIRETGADPYDALERREAWDAGIRPGPRSFYTGTLNEGYRLYYGLATSIRSEAQLRMELDRAKRLDYDLLKCYVRLPDRLQQLAADLAHQIGIPVTSHELYPAVKYNIDGVEHSSATSRRGFSPKLTSTNHIYGDVLNLIAKSGMNMTPTTSLQGGFGYQTRRDTALFSYAPYMHFYDEKYRTNMMAQQQTMRRMMPGAVENFKTLAGNVKKFIAAGGRVTPGTDSPLIPYGLSLQIELQNWVEGGVTPFETLRGATLWSAEAAGVGKDVGSIEVGKIADLIAVDGDPLTKIRDTMNVKYTIKNGQVWTLAELLK, encoded by the coding sequence ATGAAGACCTGTTTTGAGTTTGCCAAGTTGCTGCTGCTTTTTGTGCTAATCCTGTCGGGAGCTACTTCGGCTCTGGCCCAGTCTGATTCGTTGCGGATCACCGTCACGGAGGGGACCAATATGTCGGCTGCGCTTTCGCCCAATGGACTGTCCATTGTTGTTGATCTTCAGGGTACTATCTGGCTATTGCCTGCCAAAGGAGGAACGGCTCGTGCCTTGACCGATTTTCGGGATGATGCCCGACAGCCTGCGTGGTCGCCGGATAGCAAGCGTATTGTTTACTCATCGTTCCGCGATGGAACGTTCCATATTTATAGTGTTAAGCCTGATGGTTCAGACTTGCAGAAACACACTAAGGGGGAATTTGATAACCGAGAACCATCCTATTCGCCGGATGGCAGTAAGTTGATTTTTTCGTCAGATCGCGGTGGTAATTACAACGTATTTGAACTGACACTTAAAACCGGAGAACTCAAACAACTCACCGACAATGCAGGCAACGAATATGCACCATCCTACTCGTCGGACGGCAAACGGATTGCCTACGTAGCTACCCGCCCCGATGCGTCAGGGCTTTATGTCTGGGAAGGTGGTAAGGAAACACTGGCCTGGAAAACTGCCGCTACACTGGGGCCACCAGCCTGGTCACTGAACGGACAGTCACTCATTGTGCAGACGGCTGAAATTGGCAAAACCGCCTTGATTGTTAAAGACCTGAAACCCGATAGTGAACCGAAAGTCATCTCGGCCACTGGCGAAGATGTATTTCCTTTCCGACCTTCGGTAGCAACGGACGGGTCTATCTGGTACACGGCCGATGGTGGTATCAAACATAAAACGGCTGATTTCGCCCGTACCGACAAGGTCACCTGGCAGGCAACGCTGGCATTACAGCGCAAACCCTACACCCGCAAAACGTACCTGCTCGATAACGCGAAGCCACGACCTGTTAAAGGCATCCGGGCTCCGGTTGTCTCGCCCGATGGGAAGGCCATTGCCTTTTCGGCACTTGGCGATCTGTACTGGCTGGATATTGGTAATCCTACACCTAAAAAGCTAACGGACGATGCCTTCATTGAAGCTGATCCGACATTCTCGCCCGATGGCCGGTTTCTGGTGTTTGTCTCCGATCGTTCGGGTAGTATTAATCTGTGGGCCAGAGATTTGAAAACCGGCCAGGATCGCCAGTTGACTAACGGAACAGAGGAAATTAGTACCCCCGTATTCTCACCGGATAGCAAACACATTGCCTTTTTCATGCTCGACCGGGCTGCTTTTGGGCGGAGTGTGTTGCATACGCTTGATGTGCCGCCATCGGAAGATCAGCCTACGCCAGTTCCCAAAAAGATTCATGATCAACTCTTTGGGCCTGGTGTGCCAAGCTGGTCGCCCGATGGGAAACAGATTGCCGTTTCGGCATTGGATGTCTATTCCAGCCGTTTTCGGGAGGGATTGAATCAGTTTTTGGTTATCCCCAGTGGAGGCAGTGGTAGCGCACTCGAACTGAAACCCGATTCATCGGGGCAAACCATCAGTTTCCGTGGACGCAGTGGTCCTGCCTGGTCGCCGGATGGTCACTGGATGGCCTACGTGCTCGATGGTGTTTTGTGGACATTGCCGGTTACCGCCGATGGGAAACAGACCGGATCGCCTGTTCAACGAACAAAGACACTGGCTGATAACATGAGCTGGACCGCCGACTCGAAGACATTGGTTTATCTGGCAGTCGATACGTTGAAGCAACTGGATATTACCACCAATCGGGTTAGCATCATTCCGCTAAATTTCACGTATCAGGCGAAATTGCCTACTGATCAGACCATTATTCATGCCGGAAAGCTATTCGATGGAAAGACCAATGCGTATCGCGAAAATGTAGACATTATTCTGAAAGGAAGTCGTATTCAGGCTATTGAGCCGCATAAAGCCGGGCGAACGGGCAAACTGATCGATGCATCCAAACTGACAGTTATGCCCGGCCTCTGGGAAATGCATACGCACCAGAGTATTCTGGCGGGGGAAAAGCAAGGGCGTATCTGGCTCAGTCATGGCATTACGAGTATTCGCGAAACGGGTGCCGACCCGTATGATGCACTCGAACGACGCGAAGCCTGGGATGCGGGTATCCGGCCGGGGCCTCGTTCGTTTTATACCGGAACACTCAATGAAGGCTACCGGCTTTATTACGGTCTGGCCACCAGTATTCGCAGTGAGGCACAATTGCGCATGGAACTTGACCGGGCCAAACGGCTGGACTACGATCTCCTGAAATGCTATGTGCGGCTCCCCGACCGGTTACAGCAATTGGCCGCTGATCTGGCGCATCAGATTGGCATTCCTGTAACGTCGCACGAGCTCTATCCGGCCGTAAAATACAACATCGATGGAGTCGAACATTCATCGGCTACAAGTCGCCGGGGATTCTCCCCCAAACTCACGTCTACCAATCATATCTACGGCGATGTACTGAACCTGATTGCTAAATCGGGCATGAACATGACCCCGACAACGAGTTTGCAGGGCGGTTTTGGCTACCAGACCCGACGCGATACGGCTCTGTTCAGCTATGCCCCATACATGCATTTTTATGACGAAAAATACCGAACCAACATGATGGCTCAGCAACAGACCATGCGTCGGATGATGCCCGGCGCAGTTGAAAATTTCAAGACGCTGGCCGGAAATGTGAAGAAGTTCATTGCTGCCGGTGGCCGGGTAACACCGGGTACGGATTCGCCCCTGATTCCGTACGGACTGAGCTTACAGATCGAGCTACAGAACTGGGTTGAGGGTGGGGTAACTCCGTTCGAGACGTTGCGGGGAGCTACACTCTGGTCGGCGGAAGCGGCTGGTGTAGGCAAGGATGTTGGTAGCATTGAAGTAGGTAAAATCGCCGATCTAATTGCCGTTGATGGCGATCCACTAACCAAAATCCGGGACACCATGAACGTGAAATACACCATCAAAAATGGGCAGGTCTGGACGTTGGCGGAGTTGTTGAAATAA
- a CDS encoding acyl-CoA dehydrogenase family protein, giving the protein METIFTTDRVRPLLAQVRDFVQNELIPLEDGFSHHAVGELIPILDQKREKVKAAGLWGLHLSKEEAGHGLTLCEFGQISEQLAHAPFFGHYVFGCQAPDIGNTELLHKFASPELQERYLKPLMEGKIRSCFSMTEPEFAGSNPTRMATTAVRDGNDYVINGRKWFTSSADGAAFAIAMVVTNPDAVPHQRASMIIVPTDTPGFKIERNIPVFGEAGQGWFSHAEVSYTDCRVPITNLIGGEGMGFRLAQERLGPGRIHHCMRWIGNAEKAMELMCKRAASREIEEGVMLGEKQFIQDFIAESRAEIDASRLFVLNTAHMIDTVGVAAVRDAVSAIKFYVANAFLRVLDRAIQVHGALGVTDDTVLAAMYRHERGARIWDGADEVHKQSLAISILKKYGLDVKKKARELQEFRRMMTAEQL; this is encoded by the coding sequence ATGGAAACGATATTCACTACTGACCGTGTCCGGCCCTTACTGGCACAGGTCCGTGACTTTGTTCAGAACGAACTGATTCCTCTTGAAGACGGTTTCTCGCATCATGCCGTGGGCGAATTGATCCCGATACTCGACCAGAAGAGGGAGAAAGTCAAAGCCGCCGGGCTCTGGGGGTTGCATCTTTCCAAAGAGGAGGCAGGGCATGGTCTGACGCTCTGCGAATTTGGGCAGATTAGCGAACAACTGGCTCATGCGCCATTTTTCGGGCATTATGTATTCGGTTGCCAGGCTCCTGATATTGGCAATACCGAACTGCTTCACAAATTTGCATCGCCCGAACTACAAGAGCGGTATTTAAAGCCGCTTATGGAGGGCAAAATCCGAAGCTGTTTTTCGATGACCGAACCCGAATTTGCGGGCTCAAATCCTACCCGAATGGCTACGACGGCCGTTCGCGATGGCAATGACTATGTCATTAATGGGCGCAAATGGTTCACATCTTCAGCGGATGGGGCCGCTTTTGCCATTGCCATGGTGGTTACGAACCCCGATGCCGTTCCACACCAGCGTGCGAGTATGATCATCGTGCCGACCGATACGCCGGGTTTCAAAATAGAGCGAAACATTCCCGTTTTTGGTGAAGCAGGACAAGGTTGGTTCAGTCACGCCGAGGTATCGTATACCGATTGTCGCGTACCCATCACCAACCTGATTGGGGGCGAGGGAATGGGTTTCAGGCTGGCGCAGGAACGACTCGGTCCCGGCCGGATTCATCATTGTATGCGCTGGATCGGGAATGCCGAAAAAGCGATGGAGTTGATGTGCAAACGCGCAGCTTCCCGTGAAATCGAAGAGGGGGTGATGCTGGGCGAAAAACAATTTATCCAGGATTTCATTGCCGAAAGCCGCGCCGAAATTGATGCCAGTCGATTATTCGTACTCAATACCGCCCACATGATCGACACGGTTGGTGTTGCTGCTGTTCGCGATGCCGTTTCGGCCATCAAGTTTTACGTAGCCAATGCATTTCTGCGCGTGCTCGATCGCGCTATACAGGTACACGGTGCCCTGGGCGTAACGGACGATACGGTTTTAGCGGCCATGTACCGTCATGAACGGGGTGCCCGTATCTGGGATGGGGCTGACGAAGTCCATAAGCAGAGTCTGGCGATTAGTATTTTAAAGAAATACGGCCTGGATGTTAAGAAGAAAGCCCGCGAATTGCAGGAGTTTCGCCGGATGATGACTGCCGAACAATTATAG
- a CDS encoding alpha/beta hydrolase family protein, whose protein sequence is MRQLYFLLFVCISFVATGQTTPPTATPTPAAPDLNERVRQLEENLRYSDQVLNKNIDDLLWYQKLGDVAIIDKVRYTSKPPHVIKNPTGQGASNPVIIPAYTFIPKKYATAKKLPLLVFVHDGVHGDFGTLYAHVVRELLDQGYLIVAPEYRGSVGYGGGFYNQIDYGDYENDDVLAGKRWAVENMPQVDADRVGIIGWSHGGMISLMNIFDHPEDYKVAYAGVPVSDIIARLGYKPQQYRTIFSAATHIGKDPSDNVAEYRRRSPVWNAQKLKTPLLIHTNTNDEDVNVLEVESLINALKAHEKKFEYKIYQDAPGGHSFNRLDTKLARESREEIYKFLTRYLNPPAGVK, encoded by the coding sequence ATGCGTCAACTTTATTTTCTTCTTTTTGTCTGTATATCATTTGTGGCTACTGGACAAACTACACCGCCCACCGCTACACCAACCCCTGCCGCTCCCGATTTGAACGAACGCGTTCGACAACTGGAAGAGAATTTACGTTATTCAGATCAGGTATTGAACAAGAATATTGACGACCTGCTCTGGTATCAAAAACTTGGCGATGTTGCGATTATCGATAAAGTACGTTATACCAGCAAGCCCCCGCATGTAATTAAAAATCCGACGGGACAGGGTGCCAGCAATCCGGTCATTATTCCGGCTTATACGTTTATTCCCAAAAAGTACGCAACGGCTAAGAAACTGCCCTTACTGGTTTTCGTTCACGATGGGGTTCATGGTGATTTTGGTACTTTATATGCCCATGTTGTGCGGGAGCTACTGGATCAGGGCTACCTGATCGTTGCGCCCGAATACCGGGGTAGCGTTGGTTATGGGGGCGGGTTTTACAACCAGATTGACTACGGCGATTACGAAAATGACGATGTGCTGGCCGGGAAACGGTGGGCCGTTGAAAACATGCCGCAGGTAGACGCCGACCGCGTTGGTATTATTGGATGGAGTCACGGCGGAATGATTTCGCTCATGAATATTTTCGATCATCCTGAAGATTATAAAGTGGCCTATGCCGGTGTGCCCGTCAGCGACATCATTGCCCGGCTTGGCTATAAACCACAGCAGTACCGGACGATCTTCTCAGCCGCGACTCATATTGGTAAAGATCCTTCCGACAATGTAGCCGAATATCGTCGCCGGTCGCCGGTCTGGAACGCACAGAAGCTCAAAACACCCCTGCTGATTCATACCAATACCAACGACGAAGATGTGAATGTGCTGGAAGTCGAATCGCTGATCAATGCGCTGAAAGCCCATGAAAAGAAGTTCGAATACAAAATTTATCAGGATGCGCCGGGTGGACATAGCTTCAACCGGCTCGATACGAAACTGGCTCGCGAATCGCGCGAAGAGATTTATAAATTTCTCACTCGCTATCTGAACCCGCCTGCCGGTGTGAAATAG
- a CDS encoding carbon-nitrogen hydrolase family protein gives MKISVAQIRPIKGNISGNIDRHKRLIDLATSCKATVIFFPELSLTSYEPELAKELAINQDDTRLDDFQQISDTTKIAIGLGAPTKTKTGVQISMIIFQPDKPRQTYSKQLLHSDEIPYFENGNQQIMLTVDNVRIAPAICYESLQPDHADQASKLGADIYVASVAKSQNGVSKAMIHYPEVARNYSMPVLMSNCVGFCDNFTSVGLSSVWTKQGKLVGQLDDKNEGLLLFDTVTEEVTRQIL, from the coding sequence ATGAAAATAAGTGTCGCGCAGATTAGACCAATTAAAGGCAACATTTCCGGTAATATCGACAGACACAAACGGTTAATTGACCTTGCTACTTCGTGTAAGGCAACTGTAATTTTCTTCCCGGAGCTTTCTCTGACCAGCTATGAACCAGAATTAGCCAAAGAGTTAGCGATAAATCAAGATGATACAAGGCTTGATGACTTTCAGCAAATTAGCGATACGACTAAAATTGCCATTGGACTTGGGGCTCCGACAAAAACGAAAACGGGCGTACAGATAAGCATGATCATTTTTCAACCTGACAAACCAAGGCAAACCTACTCAAAACAGCTACTTCATTCCGACGAAATTCCCTATTTCGAAAATGGCAATCAACAAATTATGTTGACGGTCGATAATGTCAGGATTGCACCTGCTATTTGCTACGAAAGTTTGCAGCCCGATCACGCTGACCAGGCAAGTAAACTTGGCGCAGACATTTATGTAGCAAGCGTTGCCAAATCACAAAATGGCGTAAGTAAAGCCATGATCCATTATCCTGAAGTTGCCAGGAACTACTCAATGCCCGTATTAATGTCAAATTGTGTCGGGTTTTGCGATAATTTTACGAGTGTTGGCTTGAGTTCTGTCTGGACAAAACAAGGGAAATTAGTTGGGCAACTTGACGACAAAAATGAAGGACTGCTACTTTTTGACACAGTAACGGAAGAAGTAACCAGGCAAATACTATAA
- a CDS encoding DUF7674 family protein, whose translation MNEVISKTDLLNLLINRIPEARQEFMALPNETSVHTILHKLCEVTSLLAHQNKFRALKRCLLAAEELLKDGDKQVSNAVCSVYIYRLAMLMDKRDARADVIHYLLPRALRTEYHRQLNTCLP comes from the coding sequence ATGAATGAAGTCATTAGTAAAACCGATTTGCTCAATCTATTGATCAATCGGATACCGGAAGCCCGGCAGGAATTTATGGCCTTACCCAATGAGACCAGTGTACATACGATCTTACATAAACTATGTGAGGTAACTTCGCTTCTGGCGCACCAGAATAAATTCAGAGCCCTGAAGCGCTGTTTGCTGGCTGCTGAAGAGTTACTGAAAGACGGCGACAAACAGGTCAGTAACGCAGTTTGCTCGGTCTACATTTATCGGCTGGCCATGTTGATGGATAAACGTGACGCCAGAGCTGATGTAATTCATTACTTATTACCTCGTGCCCTACGTACTGAATATCATCGCCAGCTCAACACCTGTCTTCCTTAA